From Sphingobium sp. B2D3C:
CCGAGAGACGTTTGCGGCGGGCATTGTCCCGTCCGTCCCCCTGATGGAGGTGCGTGAGTGAGCGCTGCGGCGATCCTGAGCAAGCCGCTTTGCGCGCTCGCTTTTTGCTGGCGGTTGGAGCGGCGGGATGGCGTGACCATCGGCCTGACCAGCCATGACCGGGGCCTGCAGGCGCACGGCCTGCGTTATGCGGCAGCACCCGGGATCACACCGAGCGCCATCGTGCAGGGTGGCAACGACCCGGACCTGACGGACTTGCAGGGCGCCATCAGCAGCGCGGCCATCAGTGAGGTCGATCTTGATGCCGGGCGCTGGGACGGTGCGACACTGCTCCTGCATCTCACCGAATGGACCGAACCCGGGGTGCTCTGGCTGGAACTTGCGCGCGGCGAACTGGGAAGCATCGAGCGGCGCGGCGGCGCTTATTCGGTGAGCCTGCGATCTACGCTTGCGGCGGCGCTCGAGCGCCCGGTCGCGCCGGTGACCAGCGCCACCTGCCGGGCGACGCTGGGGGATGCGGATTGCCGGATCGATTTGCGGCGGCATCAGCAGATCGTCGCGGTTGATGCCGTGGCGGATGACCGCGTTGCGTGCGGTGGCCTGCTGGCTGGGGTGTATCCCTTCGGCTCGTTGCGCTGGCTGGAGGGGCCCAATTGCGGCCTCCTGCAGACCATTGTCGATCAGGAGGCGGGGGGCGTTTTATTGGCGGAACCGCCGGTGTTTCCGGTGGCAGCAGGCACGCGCGCGCAGTTGACGCAGGGGTGCGACAAGCGCCTCGCGACTTGTGCGGGGCGGTTCGGCAATGCCGTCA
This genomic window contains:
- a CDS encoding DUF2163 domain-containing protein, whose protein sequence is MSAAAILSKPLCALAFCWRLERRDGVTIGLTSHDRGLQAHGLRYAAAPGITPSAIVQGGNDPDLTDLQGAISSAAISEVDLDAGRWDGATLLLHLTEWTEPGVLWLELARGELGSIERRGGAYSVSLRSTLAAALERPVAPVTSATCRATLGDADCRIDLRRHQQIVAVDAVADDRVACGGLLAGVYPFGSLRWLEGPNCGLLQTIVDQEAGGVLLAEPPVFPVAAGTRAQLTQGCDKRLATCAGRFGNAVNFRGEPHLPGMDLLTRYPGS